A window from Candidatus Nitrospira neomarina encodes these proteins:
- a CDS encoding ABC transporter ATP-binding protein, translating to MKSLLRVLSYLAPYCGLVCVTFFFAGVTTALELLPPWLIKIVIDDVIPAKNMDVLTWVLVGLFLAYGLKNLCNSLRIRFNNTLEQRVVHRLRQQVFAALQRLSLTYYENRSTGEIMSRVVNDTEHVQRIFIDGLEGMLTATLTLVGITTILFMLNWKMAVLVLLPIPILIIGGVGFTRRVHRYYHEIRQQAAELNGYLQDSLSGIRETMGFNRQPYEQTRFRDMSHKYSQANLKAMYLWSIYSPGMIFIGSLGTVLIVWYGAGEVVAGRLSTGELVMFLSYLVLFYTPVNQIHSVNHLLQHALAASERVFDILDAEPAVPDQGQLRPVQPRLSGKVEWKDMAFAYRPEMPVYEHLSLTVEAGEHVALVGPSGVGKSTLMKLLFRYYDVGAGAIELDGYDIRHLPLFYLREQIGFVQQEPFLFNGTVRANLAYGDLSASHDQIEAVARAAQAHEFIQALPDGYDTWIGERGVKLSVGQKQRIAIARVLLKNPPIVVMDEATSNIDTETEVEIRIAMDELMRGRTTFIVAHRLSTLQTVDRIVVLEHGQIVEEGDHATLLARGGLYAGLYEAQFHV from the coding sequence GTGAAATCACTCCTCCGAGTTCTGTCGTACCTGGCCCCCTATTGCGGGCTCGTGTGCGTCACCTTCTTCTTTGCCGGGGTCACGACGGCACTGGAACTGCTGCCACCCTGGCTCATCAAAATCGTGATTGATGACGTCATCCCGGCAAAAAATATGGATGTCCTGACCTGGGTGCTGGTCGGATTGTTCCTGGCCTATGGATTGAAGAATCTCTGTAATTCTCTCCGGATCCGTTTCAACAACACGCTTGAGCAACGGGTGGTGCATCGGCTTCGACAACAAGTGTTTGCGGCTCTGCAACGCCTGTCGTTGACCTATTATGAAAACCGCTCGACGGGTGAAATCATGTCGCGTGTCGTGAACGATACGGAGCATGTGCAACGAATTTTTATTGACGGGCTTGAGGGCATGTTAACGGCGACGTTGACCCTGGTTGGCATTACCACTATTTTATTTATGCTGAACTGGAAAATGGCCGTTCTCGTGCTGCTGCCGATTCCAATTTTAATTATCGGAGGCGTGGGATTTACCCGCCGGGTCCATCGGTATTATCACGAAATCCGTCAGCAGGCGGCTGAACTCAATGGCTATCTGCAGGATTCCTTGTCCGGGATTCGGGAAACCATGGGATTCAATCGGCAACCCTACGAACAAACGCGTTTCCGTGACATGAGCCACAAATACAGCCAGGCGAATTTGAAAGCGATGTATTTATGGTCGATTTATTCTCCGGGAATGATTTTCATCGGAAGCCTGGGAACCGTCTTGATTGTCTGGTATGGGGCGGGCGAGGTGGTTGCGGGTCGTCTCTCCACCGGTGAGCTAGTCATGTTTTTATCCTACCTGGTGTTGTTTTATACCCCGGTCAACCAAATCCATTCGGTGAATCATTTATTGCAGCATGCCTTGGCGGCCAGTGAACGGGTGTTCGATATCTTAGATGCAGAGCCGGCCGTGCCGGACCAGGGACAGCTTCGTCCCGTTCAACCCCGGTTGTCGGGAAAAGTCGAATGGAAGGATATGGCATTTGCCTATCGGCCGGAGATGCCGGTCTATGAACATCTTTCACTGACGGTGGAGGCGGGGGAGCATGTGGCTTTGGTCGGGCCGAGCGGGGTGGGAAAAAGCACGCTCATGAAACTGCTTTTCAGGTATTACGATGTAGGGGCGGGAGCGATTGAATTGGATGGATACGATATTCGTCATCTCCCATTATTCTACCTTCGAGAGCAAATCGGCTTTGTGCAGCAAGAGCCATTTTTATTCAATGGCACCGTGCGGGCCAATCTGGCCTATGGAGACTTGTCGGCGTCACACGATCAAATCGAAGCCGTGGCGCGCGCTGCGCAAGCGCATGAATTTATTCAAGCACTTCCTGACGGGTATGACACCTGGATCGGGGAACGCGGGGTGAAATTGTCCGTAGGGCAAAAACAGCGTATTGCCATTGCCCGGGTGCTGCTCAAAAATCCTCCCATTGTGGTCATGGATGAAGCCACCTCCAATATTGACACCGAAACCGAAGTCGAGATTCGCATTGCGATGGATGAGTTGATGCGGGGGCGGACGACCTTTATCGTGGCCCATCGGTTGTCGACGCTGCAAACCGTGGATCGGATTGTGGTCCTGGAGCATGGACAGATCGTTGAAGAAGGCGATCATGCCACCTTACTGGCGAGAGGAGGATTGTACGCCGGTTTGTATGAAGCCCAATTTCATGTCTAA
- the def gene encoding peptide deformylase — MAVLPIAKIGNPVLRQQATPVDPASIGSRRVQAFLDDMFETMVQYEGIGLAAPQVAHSEQIVVMECEGKGGFPKTVLINPKIVFYSPSQGEMWEGCLSIDNMRGKVVRPSMIRVQAYDRQGVLQDFEANGLYAVCIQHEMDHLIGKLFIDRMADMSTLTQLEEFDAYWREESAPVI, encoded by the coding sequence ATGGCAGTATTACCTATAGCAAAAATCGGCAACCCGGTTCTCCGGCAACAGGCAACGCCTGTGGACCCTGCATCAATCGGGAGTCGACGGGTTCAGGCATTCCTCGATGATATGTTCGAGACGATGGTTCAGTATGAGGGGATCGGATTGGCAGCCCCGCAGGTCGCACATTCGGAACAGATTGTCGTCATGGAATGTGAGGGGAAGGGTGGTTTTCCCAAGACCGTTCTCATAAATCCTAAAATTGTGTTTTATAGTCCCTCACAGGGTGAAATGTGGGAAGGATGTCTCAGTATTGATAATATGCGAGGGAAGGTGGTTCGGCCGTCCATGATCCGTGTGCAGGCCTATGATCGACAAGGGGTACTCCAGGACTTCGAAGCCAACGGGCTCTATGCGGTGTGTATCCAACATGAAATGGACCATCTCATCGGGAAATTGTTCATTGATCGAATGGCTGATATGTCGACCCTGACCCAATTGGAAGAGTTTGATGCCTATTGGCGTGAAGAATCCGCCCCGGTGATTTAA